The Jaculus jaculus isolate mJacJac1 chromosome 14, mJacJac1.mat.Y.cur, whole genome shotgun sequence nucleotide sequence CACAAAGAAGGAAACCAAGTGCCCTGGGGTAGACAGAGCCCACTGGAGCCCAGGAACAAGGCCAAGTTCTCCATCTCACCCATGACAAAGCACCATGCAGGTCGATATCGCTGTTACTGCTATGGCCCTGCGGGGTGGTCACAGCACAGTGATCCCCTGGAGCTGGTGGTGACAGGTGAGAGGACACTCAGGGGACCCAGCTGTAGGCTCTGCAGTCAGGAAAGGGGTCTACAACGCTGAGCGACAAGGTGGGAGATGTGAGCCCATTTAATACTACATCCCCTTCTCTCCTAGGATTATACTACAGCAAACCCCATTTATCAGCCCCGCCCAGTCCTGTAGTGACCTCAGGAAGGAACATGACCCTCCAGTGTGTCTCTCACTCAAGATATGAATGGTTCATTCTGACCAAGGAAGGAGGACAGGAGCTCTCCTGGACCCTGAACTCTCAGTATATATTCACTAACGGACAGCACCAGGCTCTGTTCACTGTGGGCCCCATGACGCCCAGTCACAGTGGGATATTCCGATGTTATGGCTCATACAAGAGCTCCCCACAGATGTGGTCAAAACCCAGTGACCCCCTGAAGATACATGTCTCAGGTAAGAAAGCCGCATCATTTCTTGGAACCCTAAATTCTTTGCTTTGAGCTGTGTTCCCAGGGGAGTCCCAGGTTGCTGAGGGGTGTCTCTGATCCTTAGTCAGAGCCAGAGCCTGTGAGGCACTGACACCTACAGGTCATGATGGGAAGAGGCAGGAACCAGCGCATCAACTCCTGAATCATCTTCCCTCCAGGGCAGTCCAGGAAACCCTTCCTGCTGACCCAGCCAGGCCCGATCTTGGACCCTGGAAAGAACCTGACCCTCCTCTGTCATGCCAACATCACCTATGACACATTTTTTCTGACCAAGGAGGGAAGCagaaacctcctccagcaatcCCAGGCTGGGGCCTTTCAGGCTAACTTTCTTCAGGGCCCTGTGAGCAGGTCCCACGGGGGCCGCTACAGATGCTACGGTGCACACAATCTCTCCTCTGAATGGTCGGCCCCCAGCAGCCCCGTGGACATCCTGATCACAGGTGAGGAGGCTAGGAAACAGGTCCAATCAGGGACACAGACTGCACAGAGCCCAGGAAGTAATGGCCAGGGCCAGATTTGGGGCTGGGGGAGCGGTAGAGTCACAGGAAACAGAGTGAACTGGGTCCTCAGAGCCAGCTCCTCATGAGGCCTCCTGACCAAAGCAGGCAGTCCCTTATCCATCCCTCTTCTCTAGGACAACTCCCTGTCGTACCCTCCCTGTCAGTGCAACCAGGCCCTGCGGTGTCCTCAGGAGAGAATGTGACCCTGCTGTGTCAGTCACGGAGCCCTGTGGACACTTTTCTTCTGTATAGAGAGGGGGCAGTTGATCCCTACCTGCACCGTAGATCAGGGTCCCGTGCCTGGCAGTATCAGGCAGAATTCTCCATGAACGCCGTGACTGCTGACCTCGGGGGGACCTACAAGTGCTACTGCTCTCAAGAGTCTGCCCCCTACCTGCTGTCGTACCCCAGCTCCCCCGTGGAGCTCACAGTCTCAGGTGAGGGTGCACTAGAGGGTGACTCGGAATACTGGCTGGGATGAAAGTGAGGAGGCCTAGAGAGGACCGGTCAGAGAGGACTCACACCAAACCCCCCTCGTTGGGATCAGGATCCCCTGAGGAGCAGGAAGGTTGTGAGGAGGCTGCAAGGCTGATGATGTAGGCTAGTCAGCAGAGACAGGGTCCTAAGGGCGGCCTTCATCCTTCACTCTCCTCTTGTCCTCTTTCTCAGGACCCTCTGCAGGGCCCAGCCTTCCACCCTCAAGACACATCCCAACAGCTGGTGAGTGTCAGGAGCCTCAGTCTAGGAGTCTGCTCCATCCCCAGGCTTCCTGGAGATGCTTGGCCCATCAGACTCATGGCTTCTGGGTCAGCTCAGCTTGTGTCCAGAAGCCTGGGAGTCAAGAGATCCCAACAAGGACCCAGAAGCCCAGAGGCTTGGACAATGTGTTGCAGGAGTGTTCAGGCATAGAGAGGTGTTGGGTCTGAGGCCTGGGGAAGAGCTGCTAGGGTGGGGTTGAGAGAGGCCCTAGTCCAGACCCCATCTCACCCCAGCAGACTGAAAACCCTCCCCTCACCCCAATGGAGTCCTCCAGAGAGCTAAGTGAGGACTCTgttgggaggtggacacaggggaACAAGAGCTAATAATGGGGTTGGGACAGTCTCTTCTGAAGATGCTGGCTTAGAAAAGCCCACACCGTGTCCAAGTGTACTGAAGAGAGTCCTGTCAAGAGCTTCAAGTTCCTTTCAGGGCTGACCTGACTGTGACCTCTCTTGGCAGAGAAAGCCTCCCAGGGAAGCATCTAGAAACCTACAGTGTGTGTCCTCTGCACAGTTCTGATGACATTGCACAGGGGTGGGGCAAAAGGCCATGGCAGGACATTCGGGCTCCTTCCCTACAGCTTGTGGGGCCCAGCTCTGGGGGAGGGAATAAGGCTGGAAGTCAAATTCCTTGGGTTCTTATTTCCAGCTGGGTGACCTGGGAAGGTAAATGGCTgggaggggaggtgggagagacaCTCCCATGTGGCGTGATTGTGACGGATGTGGGTGACGGATGCAGAGACCCAGTGTGGGCCTGGCACACGGCCAGGTGCTCAGTCAAGGAGCTTTGTTACGCATTCATGATATCTTTTGTGCCCCAGGACTGAAAAGATACCTGAAGCTTCTCATCGGGCTGTCAGCGGCCTTCCTACTCCTGCTGTccctcctcatcttcctcttgGTCCTCCGGAGCAGGTGTCAGGACAAACACAAGGACAGTGAGTAGGGGGGCACCAGTGACCTGGGCCCCAGGAGGCGGTAAGATCCCCTGCAGGTCATCCAGGCACGGGCTTAGGGCAACACATCCAGGGACAGCAGCCAGACTAGGGCAGGTCAGTTTACAAACAGTCCTGCAGAATCTCAAATCAGAAATAGCAATCTTAaatggggcgtggtggtgcacgcctttaatcccagcacttgggaggcagaggtaggtggatcgctgtgagttcaaggccaccctgagactgcatagtgaattccaggtcagcctaggctagagaccctaccctggaaaaaacaacaaaaataaacaaacaaacaaaaaagcaatcttCGTGCCTGTGCAAATTTCAGGTATTCTGTAAACTTTCCCATCTCCTAAATAATTATGCAGTCACCCCCTGTGTTTTCACTTCCCCTTCCTTACTTTGTATGTGCCTGGGGGAAGGGGCTTCCCCACCCTTCTACCCAAGACTCATCCCTCTCCTAcagtccagagtgagacccacttGCAGCTTCCTGCTGGGGCTGTGGAGCCAGTGCGCAGAGACAGAGGCCCTCAAGAGAGGTACGTCTATGGGGGGAGGACCCGATTCCTACTTGCCCACCACGCTTTATGGCCACTAACACCCccttatctctccagctccagacctGCTGCTGTCATCCAGGAAAAAAGCCTGTGTGAGAGGAAGAGGGCCCCAGGATGAGGGAGggagatgcccaaggtggcaagGAGGGCCTGGGGTCAGCGCTTGTGGACAGAGCTCCACACTATGGACAGAGGGACATCACCACACTCCATGGCTGTCTGATCTGGGGGAGTGAATGATCCCAGGGACTCTGGCCAGGAGACAGTTCCCTTATTCTGCCCACTCAGATGCTTCCGTGAAGGACACACAACACAAAGACAGCATGGAGCTGGACAGCTGGGTGAGACTCTTGTTCCCATCCACAGTGCTGAGGAACTTCGAATCCATGTTTAATCCAGGGGGCCCTTGTCTGGCCATCCCTCGGCCATGTGACCCCAGCAGCTGACTCCTCCCTGTACAAGCACCAGCCTCTTTCATGCTGGAACCTCATTCTTTCCTGACTTTTATGGCTGTGGCCACTCCTCCCTGTCTCTTTGCTGGCTCCTTAGCATGTCTGGTTGCTAGCATGCTCCCAGGGTCTCAGGACACAGGAGGAAATAAGCCCCCACACCCTTGAGACACCCCTCTACTTATTCACCCAGCCAGTCACAggggtctcctttttttttttttttttttcgaggtagggtctcactctagcccaggctgactaggaattcaccatgtagtctcagggtggccttgaactcatggtgatcctcctacctctgcctctgagtgctgggattaaaggcgcacgccacGCCTTTAATAATAGGAATCTCCCTGTTGACCAGGCTTCCTGAAGGGACTGCAGATACAGCTGGGAGCAGAGCTCCCACCCGTCCTGAGACAAGCCTGAATGGGACACAACATTCACATAAATGCAATGAAGCACAAAAAGTATCTttgagggtgtggtggcgcatgcctttagtcccagcactcgggaggcagaggtaggaagatcaccgtgaattcaaggccactctgagactatatagttaattccaaagACCCTagctctaaaaaccaaaaaaaaatttaaaaagtatctttgagaaaatgaaacagaaaaaaggtTGGAGTGTGCGGGGCAAAGGGCCAGTGTGAATTACAGGGAGGACTCTGGGAAGTGTCTTCTGAGAGGAAGCATGGCTGGAGTGGCCCTCACGGTCATTGAATGGACTAGCTCCTGGATGCAGGGTTTTATAGCAGGAGCAAAGGTCCTGGGGCAGAAATATGCTTTTTTAGAAAGATAAACTGTGTGGCTGGAGACAAGAGAGTGAGGGTCAGAGTGTTAGTATGAGGCCAGAACTACAGGAAGCTGGCAGACTCTCCCACACCCACTGCCTCAGGAAGCCTTTGAAGACCCCGCTAGGAACACCAAAATCTGATGTAAATGTCTAATGAATCATTCTGGCCACTCTCTATATGAAAGCTGGCTGGAGGAGATCCTGAGTGGAACAGGAGACAGTGTCTGAGTCTGACTGTGTCTCTGCTGCAGAGCCCACCTGATGAAGACTCCCAGGGACAGGTGTATGCCCAGGTGAAACCCTCCAGGCTCAGGAGGGTAAGGGACACCACTTCTTCGTCCCTGTCAGGGCAATTCCTGGACACGAATAAGGGACAGGTAGGCAAGGATGAAAACCTTCCCAGGTCCCCAGGTTCTCAATTTCAAGTACATAACTTCCTGTCTCCACTCTAGGCTGCTGCATCTGAGGAGACCCAGGATGTGATCTACACCCAGCTGTGCAATGTGACTCTCAAACAGGGTGCACCTGCACCTCCTTCCTCCCAGGAAGGGGAGCACCCAGAGGAACCTGTTGTGTATGCTGCTGTGGCATCCACTTGCCCAAGAGCAGCACACAGAAACACTTGAGTAATGACCTGCAGCCAGCCAGGACATCAGACCTCCAGATTTCTGGCAATTTTGGGAACTCACCTGAATCTACCCCACATGTAACTAACATTCTACATTGTGGAAATAAAACATGAGATTTTCCAACAGTCAAGGAGAAACTAAGCAGAATGGTGGGGATGTTTTGAATCTAGTGAAAACCCAAATCTGTCTAATGAGAAATTAAGAATCATGAATGAAGCctagcatggtggagcacacctttaatcccagcactcaggaggcagaggtaggaagatcgccatgagttagaggccaccctgagactacagagtggattccaggtcagcctgagctagattgagaccctacctcaagaaaccaaaataaataactacacacacacacacacacacacacacacacacacacacagaggggagggagggaagagaaaaagaaaggaagggagagaaggaagagaaagaaccaTGAATGAAGGCAGATATGGTGTGATTACATCCTAGAACTCAGTGGTGAAGCAAAATTGTCAcatagtagccaggcatggtggcacatgcctttatcccagcactcagggggcaaagGTGGGAAAACTGCTGTTGAgttcgagaccctacctcgaaaacccaaaaagtaCATTATCACATAGTAAGtttcatgccagcctgggctagacacaCTGTCAAATTGTTGGGAAACAGGAGGATTAAGAGGCTACCTATTaagatcaaggccaacctggactacataagtccctatctcaaaagacaaaTGAGGGCTGGCTGAGATGGCtctagttaagatacttgcctgccaaagcctaatgatctgagttcaattccccagtacccatgtaagccagatgcagagtagtACAtgaaatctggagttcatttgcatcacctagcagccctggcatgcccattctctctctcaaataatatatccACGGCAGTGACTACCTCGAAagactaaacttaaaaaaaaaaggtcattggAACTTTTATGGGAATGCTGATAATGTTGAATTTGTACAATATTCTCTATTATGTGccacctgacctgaaattcactatgccatctcaggctgtccttgaactcacagccatcatcctacctctgcttgggaTAATCaatcctctgggattaaaggtgtgcgccaccaccacgcctggctcaatcttttttaaaaatttattcacaagacagaaagaatgagaatgggcacaccagggcctctggctaccgcaactccagaagcatgtgtcaccatgttaCATGGCTgacatgggctctagggaatgGAGCgttaggcccttaggcttcacaggcaagcacctcaaccaagctctctctccaggcctctgGTTTCAAATCCTGATTAGGATTATTCCTGTTTATTTAATTCTATGCTGAGTCTACTGGGAATAGGATTTTTTTGTGTGCTCTCTCAGATTCTGCAGAATTTACTGCAGACCTAGGAAAGCACCGGGGTGCGCTGAAGGTTGCTTTCCAACTTCCTGAAGGAGTTCTGGAGGCAGAACTCCATAGACCACCCCAGACACCAACCCCTGCCACTCCACACTGCTCCCTCCCCAGCTCACTTCCTGGAGACTGCAGAGGGGGGCGCTAAAGAGATGGGCTAGTGGTTAAGATgggttacctgcaaagcctaaggacccaggctcaattccccagtacccacaccaaccagatgcgtaaggtggagctcatatgcagtagctagagatcctggtgtgacCACTCTAACTGCcttgctttcaaatatatatggcAGGCAAGAGGATgggtagaaagagggagaatggggctTGGCAGGTGGTCGGGGCAAGGTGTGAGTAAAAATGGCTCTTGGCTTAGGTGGAGAACCCGATTGTCATTCTGCAAGGCCCTGGCCAAGTCTTACAGCTCTTTCTGATCCTGCAGAGATGTGAGAttcttggaaagaaaataaactccttGATCTGTGTTGCTCATCAACACCCCCATGCTGCTTTCAACCAAGGGCTAGGTGCTAGGTGGCCAGGTGGTCCTGATGGGCACACCCATAAACTTGTCACATGTTTAACCCAGCAAGCCCTTCTCTAGGCCCACACCACTCAGCATCAGCTGGAAGTTTGCTAGTCCTGACGCCACTCTCCTCCCTGAGGTCTGTCCTGCAGGAGCCAAGGGTGGAGGCCCAGCCACTGgcttctttcctccctcacccAGGCACAGCTGTGTGCTCACACTGCAAGTGAGGGTCTGCGCCGCTTGCTCCGTGGCCACATCTCCAAGGAGTTTTACCTATACATCCCTGACAGATATACCCTAGAGTGCAATCAGGAAGACCACCATTGCCTCTGCACCTGCTCCATCCAAACTGCTTAGGATTTTTTGACTGCAGGGTG carries:
- the Lilrb3 gene encoding leukocyte immunoglobulin-like receptor subfamily B member 3, yielding MTFTFIALTCLGLSLGPRTSVLAGNLLKPTIRAEPGSVVTSGMRVTIFCEGTKGVHEYYVYRDGSLYPWSTQRPLDGRNEAEFSIPYIEHYDAGQYHCNYWTSAGWSQYSDPLELVVTGFYVNPSLSALPSSVVTSGGNLTLQCASWQAYDRFILVKEGQNLTWTQVPQYAYTSEQYQALFPVGPVTPSQRWTFRCYGYFMSNRLLWSMPSGLLELLVSGTLHKPTIWAEPGSVTTTGASVTIWCQGIQETQIYILHKEGNQVPWGRQSPLEPRNKAKFSISPMTKHHAGRYRCYCYGPAGWSQHSDPLELVVTGLYYSKPHLSAPPSPVVTSGRNMTLQCVSHSRYEWFILTKEGGQELSWTLNSQYIFTNGQHQALFTVGPMTPSHSGIFRCYGSYKSSPQMWSKPSDPLKIHVSGQSRKPFLLTQPGPILDPGKNLTLLCHANITYDTFFLTKEGSRNLLQQSQAGAFQANFLQGPVSRSHGGRYRCYGAHNLSSEWSAPSSPVDILITGQLPVVPSLSVQPGPAVSSGENVTLLCQSRSPVDTFLLYREGAVDPYLHRRSGSRAWQYQAEFSMNAVTADLGGTYKCYCSQESAPYLLSYPSSPVELTVSGPSAGPSLPPSRHIPTAGLKRYLKLLIGLSAAFLLLLSLLIFLLVLRSRCQDKHKDIQSETHLQLPAGAVEPVRRDRGPQESSRPAAVIQEKSLYASVKDTQHKDSMELDSWSPPDEDSQGQVYAQVKPSRLRRVRDTTSSSLSGQFLDTNKGQAAASEETQDVIYTQLCNVTLKQGAPAPPSSQEGEHPEEPVVYAAVASTCPRAAHRNT